CAACAATTCAAAGAGTGAAAGATGAAGCTCAATTAGAAGGATTTTTTTTACCGCATGACACCAGGATTTAGATAGGGAAGCTGTACTGCTTGACTTGAAACTGCATTTGATATCAGGATGTCATGCTGAATATGCCACTGACCTTATTGTTCAACCTCTCTACAGAACTTTGTACCTGATGCTTCTGTTCAATGTTCATGCTGCTCATCATGGAGGACTGCTTCAAATGAAAAGAACAAGCCAATTAGCATGTGGTGCAAAGTGTAGAATTTAATACTATCCAGAGTTCAAAAGCCTCAATTCAGCTCTAATGGAACTTTAAGCAAGTCAGTCTTATAATTTGCCTCAAATTTTAATCAACAGGACAAGTGATACTGTAGGGCAAAATGAAGGgcaaaattaaacaaaacagTCCATGATTTCAACAAGTTCAATGCAAAAGCGACTATCTTCAGTTCCCTATCAATTCATATTAACTCCTCTAGAATGAAacgaaaacatgatcaaaactCAGCTTGAGCTCAATCACAAATTCAGTCAAGTAAGCTTGCCCTTGAGCTCAAATCGGCTCATTAAAAAGTGACCCCTTGTGTTTAGAAGCAAAGGACCATATATCTCAAACACAAAAATATTTAAAGACATGCAAGTTAAGACAAATGTACAAACCTGTATCAAGAGTATGCTCCGAAAAATGTTATCGATTTCTGTCTGGCATGAAGAAAGAACTTTTCGCATTTTGACATCCATGGACATCATTGAAATAATGGAAACAATAGCCTTTATTTTCCTAGGATGATCTCGTGTAAGTTGAGTTTCTCTTAAGAAAGGTAATTCACCAGATTCTCCAATCAAAGATCCCATGTTATCTAGCAGAAGTTTACGAAACATGGAACTTCTATCCAACAGAAAAAAGCAAGGAAGGAGATAATCATGCCACGCCATTTTGTCCTCCTCGTGTTCCGGAAACAACTGCATAAAGACCATAAACTCTGGTGATCTCTCATATGATGTTCATAATCGATAATTTCAGAAGCAGAAAGTCAACAAAAGAATCGTCAGATAGTAATGTCTTTGGATATAATGGGGAGAAGGATGGGATGGGAATAAAAGGGATCCATTTTCCTTCTTCTTTTGACAAACCAAATCTTTCTACTGTTGTAAAAATCTGGAAGAAAAATGCAAGCACACTCCTTCCCTTCCCTCTCTTACCCACCATGATTGCTAACCAAACACAATACTAAGGATATAAAAAACTTGTATAACTTGCGAAAATCATTTAAAGCTTGAATGTCTTTGTTCAAGAAAGACTAGAAAGTCTATACAATGGCTTAAATCAACATGGAAGTTGGCAGTTATTTCTAGATGAAAGAAATCCCaagtgaaaaataatattaaaaaaaaaaaatcaaatgcacagcaacagcaacaaccCTAAGCAGCTCCACAAAAGCTTCAATTCAGTCCATTTTTACAAGCATGGTTAATCGAAAAGAGAGGTATGCCACCAAAATGTGACAATTCCACGGGAGCAACTTTCAGACATTTTTGAGACCCATAACTGGATAATAAAAACAAGTATAAGCACTCAATACCATTTTGAATTATAAGCCCACAAATGCAGAAACCAGCACATGTGCATGCAAATAACATTAAAACGGCGAGGTTGGATAAGGACCAAGAGTGAAACAAAATCGACACTTACAAGTGCAACATCAATCATGtaactcaaaacaatattgccAAGCTTGATGATACTTTTCTCTGAAAGTCTGGTTGGTCTTGAGTCCACTGTTATAAGCATTCCCATCAATGCACAAGCGTTATGCACTGGTAATTCCTGTGACTGGGGAaagaaaatatacattaaaaaaaCCTGATAAATTATACCAGTTATATGGATAAATCAGCACATTCAAAATGGACAACGTTTGTTTAGTCCACGCAAGAGTCGATTGGGATGAAAAAACTGGGGCTTGGGCCAACTAAAAAATAATGAGGGCCACACATGAAATGAGGAAATGTTTAGCCTACTCACAATATGATCAAGCACCACATCCTCTAATATCTGAAGAAGTAGTGATGGATCTCCCATCTGACTTAGGAAACAGCAGATACGTCCAGTGACAGATCTAAAAGTGGCTAAGTTAGCCTCTTTCTCCACATCGCTACAGGTTTTCTCTGCAATGAAGAGGCAAAAGAAGAACAAACTATTTTATGGACAGATAAGAAAGATTATCacacaaaaaaggaaaaagagaacAATTAGAGGATAAGACATCCTTAGCAGTcaatgagaaaataataaattaaacccTGATAAGAAGTCCCCTTTCTTTAGACCAACAACATCAGATCAGACTTAACAATTGAGTCCAAATTTCTAATTTATCATTTCACATTCTTCTTTCCATAAAAAAACCCAATGCCACAGGTTCTAAATTGTCCCCATTGGGTAGCTAAGATTCAACTCAATCTTTTAATGAAGGTCATGCAAATGACCATCAACCTTATTAGTACCAAGAGGCAAGGGTCACACGGCCTCACACCACCAATTCTATCCACTGAAGCTGCTAAGAAATCATCGCCTAGAGGCAGAGTATCATGTTCCAAGGGGATAAGATTTACCACTCCATCGTCTTGATCTTAAATTATTAAGAAAACTGAGGGAGATCACTATATCTAGTCATTCCAACCCCCCACCTTCCCTCCACACCAAACAGCCGAAGATGGGAATCACTATTAACTGTTTGCTAAAATGAATTGAAGAGGCATTGTAGCCTGGGTTATTTCACCAAATTGTCAACAGTTTAATAGCTTAGTACGAGTAACTTTCTTCTGCCATAGGCAGGGAAAAAGTGGACGTCCTTGCATGACACATCAGTGAATGACAGGGAAATAAAGAGATACTCGAAATACAAAGAATAGGCTGGTTTCAATTAATCTTATGTATGCGTGAGAAATCACGGTCAACACATGTTAGGAAGCTTTATACTCCGGCAATATTTATGTAATATCCTTCATGCAGAATTTTATCAAGATTCTAGATTGTAATCATAGGAGTTTAAAAAGGATTAACTATCAGTACTTAACTATCAGAAAAAATTCGCTATAAGCCCCAAAACAAACTATTGTCATGATTAACTCCCTCCGGAAACATTCGGAACTATTGCATGCTTTAAAATTTTGGTTTCCAGACTTTAGAAGTCACATGATATAAGCTGTATAATAAACTTCAAAGTAGTCATGTATATTTTGAAAATGACATCAAATACACGATAGCAATTTGGCAAATTTTACGTtcattatactccctccatcccacactactcgttacacttacctttgcacaaagttttaggtgataagtggttgtgtggttatcaattgttattttattgaaaaagtagatgtgataagggttagtggtgtatttttctaattgaatgagagagggtgtcaGGACCAAACTTTTTTAGTGGAAGGAGAGAGactataataattgtggggtcattcctaatatAGAAGTGTAACAAGTATTGTGGGACGGACAAGTAatgtgggacggagggagtacaaatgGGCGCCACTTTTTTGGTTTGTACATTTTTTTTAGTTAAAAAAAATGAGATTAAAAAATGATATTGAACAGGTCCTAAGTCCTAACCAAGAGATAAGACTGATTTATACTTTTGGAAAAAGTAAAAATGAGACATGTAACGAAACTGCTACTAACATTACTTACCCGGAGATATTTCATATTGTGAAAGTAAAGTGACCAAGAAGCTGATATAGTCCACGACAAGGATGTGACCAGCTTTATAAGATGAATGTAGGACTTCTATGATCCGAAATAATACTGAGGACCCCAAGGAATGAGCTggaatcaattaaaaaaaaagtatttaagTATATCAATGATCAATTCAAATGCAAAGAGCATAGTGCAAATTTCTAGAACTTTTAATAAGCCATGGTGTAAAGTTCCACAcattataaatcataaattaagcTGAATTCTTATCTTCTCACACTGTAGCATATAGGCAAGGTAAATAGCCTATCTTGACATGTTCTAATGAATTTCAATAGTATATATAACATTTGTGTGAACGCAGGTTATTAGAAATTCTGTCTGTTGTTTTAGGTGCTAATATTAGGCATCATTCTCTTGCTTACAAGACAAGGATAGCTTACATAAGCAGCATAACGCCAGTGAGGCAAGTAAATGTCTGTTCAAAGAAGAAAAGTAATAGAGACAGCAAATGGAAAGTTCTTGGGATTCCTTTGGAAGTTCCATAAAAGGGCCATAGCATATATGACCTGCAATACAAAATAATCATGATTAATGGACAAAATAATATGATTGGGATGGGAGAAAAGGGTAAAACAGGGTATAATCAATGGAGAAGCCAAAAAGGTACAAGAATCAGAGCAATGAATAGTAAATACGCAGTATTAAGGTTATCATTTCTTTCGCTACGGCTACACAACATAACTCCTATTTTTGACAAACAAATCCAACTAGGTATCATTTATAGAAAATATGTATAAATGGCCAATAAAAGGAAGAGGAGGCGATGAACtcatttttgttattttttatcCACTGCAAGGGGGGAGGGGGGTTTTGTAAAGCGTATTTCTTTACCAGGCAAGTAATCGACAGTGCACATTAACCTTATCACAATAGTTAGCCTCAGGTGAGCAGAGGGTTGACATTGACAATTGATGTGAACAACATTTAGCAAAACGAAACACAAAAGGAGTATGACACTCCAGCAACCAATTATCCTGTTTGTGTTAACAAGAGATTTAATTAGGGACTTTAGGGTATTCAATGAATCTTCTATTTTTTAAATCCCGATGATTTCAGTTTCTTGGCTAAGCATACCAATTATTAGATAACGAAACAATCGAGTTAATACAGAAATAAAATACGTTAAGCGTCCAGTATAAATAGTTTTCCACTCACTCATCCTGTTCTCTTTTTTTTAATCCAAGGACCACTAACTTATAATTGATGCTGAAGATTCCACCCAAAAAGACAGAAAACggagataaatattcaccatTCTCTGTGGTTATGCAATAATACTTTTGCAGCTCATCCTGAAGTTTGTCATATTCCACTGCAAGATCACTGTTTGATAGTCCAATCTGCCCTAGGCGAAGCAAAAGATGCAATACTGCCTGTTGAAAATGGCATGTGCTGACATGAGAAATAAGTCATTAtaaaagccaaaaaaaaaaaaaaagtatatgcCACAAGAAACTTGACATGTATTTATTTATGATAAGAAGGGGTTGGGCTCATACACGGAAGCTTGCTGGCTTTCGATTGACATTTGAATTCAGCAGCAGCCCAATCTCGTGTATCCAAGTCCTCTGACAGTCCAGTATTTCTTTATCACCCGCATCGGAAAATAGGATTTCTTGTTTCTGCAATTAGTGAAGGTGATCTTAGCATTGCTATCACATGTTACATGGTAACCAGAAAACAATTATCATTTTCATGAACCTCAAGGCTAATAACATTATAAAgaaaatcaatttccaaatattACATCATACAACCACAGAGAACCAGAGATTCCAAAATCCTACCCTTCCATCCGTCTTTTACACTGTACCTTAACTCTTGCCTGTTTTACTGAGTACCAAGAACAATGTTTCTCCATGTGCTTGTTCCAATTTTTACTTTCTGAACTGTTTCCTTCACTCCCTTACAACCCCCCCATCTAAATACTGTAAAGATTTAAGGAACCACCAGTACTTAGTGACCTTAGCAATACTATCAAATCGTGCAAGACTACAAGGTAATCATAAACAGTCATCCATTGCAACATAAGGCTAATAAAATCATTAAGATAACTAACTTCCAAATATTACCTCATAAAACCACAGAGGACCAGAGAGTTCAAAATCCTACCCTTTCACCCATACTTACGCTGCACCATATTTATGGTCTATTTTGCCCAGTACAAAAAAATTGTGTCCAGAGAataggggagggggggggggggatgcgAAACAGCTGCCCGCAGCACTGGTGCCAGCAGGCACCAACTCAACTCAACCCACCTATTTAAAGGTTCCACGTGAAAACTTAGGATTGAAACTAAAAATGTAATAGCAGCATTGTAAAATGATTGTTGGTGGCTGTCTTCTGCAACTCTTTTGTTTCACTTTCTATTCTTTACCCTTGATTTTGATAATAGCTTTTCCCCCCTTCGTTCTCACAATCATCATATAGCTAATAACCGGTGATAAAATCTCTCTCTTGCCGACCTTGTCAGAATTTATCAGACATACCAGTTTCTGCAGGTTATGAATCTTTTGACAGCAATTTATATCCTTAAGCTACCAGGATTGTAGTCTTCACACCCACTTTTCCAACTATAAACGTTACTGTTTTAACAAAAAGAAATACAACATATTCAAGTATTTAAGAACATACAAGAACTAGCATCTCTTCGACTGCTTCCAGGCAAGCCATTTTCATTGAGGATTCAGGACTGCAATTTCCAAACGCTGTGGTGAAAGCCTGCAATTTAGATGAATCAAGTTTATTCATAAGTGAACACAAACATTATAGCATTAGACAAGGATAAATGAAACAATGAAGAATCAGAAGTGCAGAACACAGTTGAATATCTAGGGATGTTATCAAAAGCCATCATGACACCAAAGTCCTTTCAGCAGGCAATGAGGAACTCATATTATCTTCATAGAGAATTCAACTAGGTTAAACATATTGAGACTAATAAGAATTGCTCAATTTGAAGTCTCAACAAGGATACATGATTTACCATTGTGCAAAGTCCAAATGAAGGTGATCTCTCTTTTCCCTTACATAAACAAGAAAATAATATTACTAGCACAATTAGCTCTCTTTTCCTTTACTTGAAATTCTCCATTTTGGTCAGTGAATTAATTCAGCTAATGCTAACTGGAAAGTTCATTAATCCCCTTTAGGTCCTATTCCACCAACTTATGTCAGGAATTAAAACCTCTTTCACCAGTGATCATGTTTTCTAGACTGATCCTTTTAGTCTAATGACAGAAGGCATGTCACAATTAAACTCCTCTACTTCATATATATATAACCTTGACAGAAGTCTCTAAGTAAGAAGAATTCTTTAATTGGATATGAACAGAAACATAGAAAGTGGAGAAATCCTCCAGACAACATTCTGTTGAACCACGTATACCTTAATTAAAACAATATCGAAACCTCAATCTCAATGATGGGGTTGGCTACATGAACCAAGATTTTATCTCCTGTGATCGTCATCCATTATCCTCTCCCTCCATTTCCTTCTATCAATCTGAACCACATATTCCTTAATTGAAAAAACCAAAAACAGACAAACCTAAGCGGTTGAAACACCCATCTAACTTCCAATCCGTTTTGCTGAACCAAAGCCCTCTCAAGATCAGTGCCATCATGCCATGATGCATTGGTTTTGTGCTCAAATCAGACCCTAGTCATAAACACGAACCTCAGATCAGATTGGCAATAAATTTGCCTTCATACAGTCCCATAATTCATATAAAAGAGTTAGAACTAATGGTGCCATAATCATCTCTGACAAGGAATTGTTTTTCGGAGCAATTATGTTCTAAACTCAACCCCCCCCTTGGCCTATCCCATCTTGCAAAATAACATCAAGTCTCTAGCATCAACCCATACCAAGGAAATATCACACCAACTTTTCACATATTAACCAATTCCAATGCTATTCCAAACAACTTGAAGTAGATTACTCATCACCAGTATCGCCTTATTAATTATCCACAGTTGGATCTCAAATGGCCTACTTAACTTCTCTTCTAAATCAGGAATCACAGAAGGTCTTTCATTTACATACTTCCCTAACTCCTTTTACAAAAGATTCTTTGTCCCAAAAGAAATTCAGGCTGAGCGGTCGCCTGGATCGTGTGGAATAGGGGGTAAAATCTAGGGGGGGTCTAGGGTTGTAATCGTAAGATCTTTAACTTTTCCCCTCCACATGGGTGCAATACATTACCCTAGCCCCCCATAGTGTAACAATTATGAATTACTCGAGTAACAATGCAGCCCCGAAAAATCAGACTCTCTCTATTCCTCTCCTCTGTCATGTCTTATTCTCTATTTTCCTCTCCTATGTCCTCTcttattctctctcttcctAGTCTCCAAATTATAATTGATCTTTCATCTAGAAATCATCAACACCTTCTGAATCTTATGCAAAAGTAGCTCATTCAATAATTAcctaacacacaaaaaaaaaaaaaaaatttgtattTAGTAATTTAGTACTGACAATAACATACCAAATCCAGTTCTTTGGAAAAATAATCCCCTCAACTACTTACCTGGTAATGATTCCTCTACTAAATCCCCCCCCCCCTATAATCACTAAGTCTAATTCAGGCAAGGCTTTACATAACTGAATACGTTTCTTCATTAACCAGTATGGTTTTTTTACTGGCATTAAATAATAATGAAGTTAAATCCCCTCGTCACTTTGTCAACATGGCTATGTTACTTgaactcttcattttacctcaagtaTCCGTGTCGTATCCTCGACACTCGGACATAGGTATGGAAACCGGACACTTCATTTGGACTAaaatcattaatttttttcacaaaataaccGAGTCGGATACTTGGACACATACCCTTGCCCGACATGGGTACCCGAGTAGCAACACAGAGTAGTTGGTTTTCATGTAAAATGTCAACCAAATAACCCAAGTGAACACCAACATGGAACTTTAAAGGTGTAAGAGATCATAGGAATTGTCGTTTCAACAATACCAAACACAACTGCAAATCCCTAATTTCATCCATATTCTGAGTTACATGTGGCCACTTTAGCTTAACAGGTCACCTCTATTTAACCAAGAAGATAACCACCACGATTTACAGAGCTATGCCATAATTTCGAGAAGTTAACTGGAACAAACAAAAATGTATTGTGAGGGAACAGACCTTAAGAAGGTGATGCTCCTGATCATCTACGGTTGATACCAGAAATGGAATAAAAGGAATCAGTGAAGGCAGATGCTTGTCATAGAATGCTTTATCAGAAACATTACTTCTATATATCTGCAGATTGAAACAAATAATATTAAACTATGTATACAAAATTGGTAGATACTATACATACTCATAATATCAATAATAAGAGAATGATGGTCCCATTTTTATTACAGTACGAAAAAAGAGAATTTGTCTGGTGAAAAAGTCTATGAATGGAGCAAAGGGTCTATGCTGCATATTCAGAAGACAATTAGGCTTGTTGATAGAAGGTTAACAGAAATCTATAAGGCCGCATCTGTCATCAAGGCAGCTAATGTCAATCTTGCATGGGAATATTAGTGCAAGCCAAAAAGAGAACAATTATATTCAGGAATCGACTTCCATAAAATCTAAAATGTACAACTTCTGCAACTTACACCAAAGCTAATTATAGAAGATTCTCATTCCTAGCTGTCACCCACGCATTTAAGTTCAAAGCAGCTTACCAAAACTAACCAACTACCTGATTTCTACAACTATATGCTTTCTCGCTCTCTGTTAGATGACCCATTAAACTTTTTTAGACTATTCATACAATCTACTTTGACTACGCTTGGTCATTTATCCTTAAGAAAATATAtggtcatgtgggatcttgtttgaTGCATCTCAATTAGTTTAAAAACTTTCCAATAACAAGGTTTGATCAGTAATAACCAAGTTACTCAATTAGTTTGAAAACTCACCCTCCGTTCCAATTTAGAagtttgacactattcacaattgaagagaCTTGTAAATTCTTtccaatatataagaaaaacatattcatgtaggGTCTTATTTGATGCGTCTCAATGAGTACTTTTAGAATATCAAAatgttataatttttactaatgtaTAATTAGAAATAAGATGATATAAAATGACATTGGCAAACTTGAAAAATGGAAACTGGAACATCATTATGGAATAGGGGAAGTATCAGTTTATTTAAAAAATAGTTCTAATTGGTAAATCACAACCTTTTTCAAATCTACTAAAACAGTGAACTcatacaattaaaaaaaaaaccaagaataaaattaattagtttcaatCAGCAAAATAAGTTATAATCCCTAATAACAAGGTTTGATCAGTAATCAAAAGTTGTTAATTTCTACCTTTCAGGTTACTTTTTTTTACTTGTAGCCTTTCAGAAAAGAAGTTGTAAACTACTACCTTTAAAAACTACTCCCTATGTATCATTTTATTCTTTACGCTTTTCATTTTTGGTGACCCATTTTAATCTTTACATTTAGAATATTTCTTTTATATTGTATCATAAATGTCTTTAATATTCTGTCAAAAATCGTgtaaatcattattttaattaattaaaaccattGAGACACTAAACCTTTCATACTTTCTCATGGAGACATTACATCTCTCACATTTTCCCAATGTGATATTttggataaaagtgaaaacaattATCATAATCGTAAGTTGCATAGTTTAActtaaaaaaaggagaaatctTTATCAAcattaattactccctccgtcccggaatacttgaaccggtttgaccgacacagagtttaatgcaacgtaattgacttattatttaattggatggtagttgatagtggggtatttttttaatgtagATAGGGGATatgtgtcaactttttaaaGGGGTAAGGGTGGGGGGAGGGTGCATGAGAGTATGAGACCATAAAATGACATGTAAAGTGGGtagttgatataatattaataaaagtttacCATTTATAGATATGGTGCAAGTAATCCGAGACGACTTTATAAgcaaagcggtgcaagtattccgggacggagggagtagttgttaaatcgcgtgcatgataccaaacgtaaagaataaaaatggacggagggagtatttacaTTGATATTACAACTTTTAGCCAGATTGGGTGGTTCAAATCAAGGCTTAATTTAACCAACAAGGTTTTAAGCTCGAGGATATGGAAAAGTCGAGGTCCGATATCGATGCTATCATAGATTGGCCATAAATAAAAGTAAAGGATCCCAGCTATATGTAGAATTAATAATGTAAATCAAAAggtaataattttcaaaataaaattgaCAAGGTAGTAAATGACAAAAGTGCCTATATCAAAGGCGTTATTTGACAAATTTTCAGTAAAAATAACTTCAGCTTAGTTAAAGTCAGGTGAGTCCCATAGCAAGAGAAAAGAGGAAAAAGAAAGGTCAATGAGAAGAAGAGGGGAAGTGAGGCCCTACCTCCCAATTGGGAGGGGGGAAGGGGTGTTGGTAAGAAGAAGATTAAATAAGACGGACCAAAATTGAAAAAGTGGGAACAAAAATTGGAATGAGAGAGACCAACCGAAACTCGCATAGGAAATTTCCCTAAAAGTTTAAGGCTGAGATAACCTGGAGTCCCCAACAAAAATAGATAGCATCTAATATGGAAGGCAGCTAATGTCTCTTTGTTCTGATACATTAAGTCCGTTTCCTCATGACATTATAATGACAAGGCATTACAACAAATTTTGCGACCATTGTCCAATCCGAGAGAAAACCGGCACATTTCTCATTGAAAGCACATAAAATAAGGCTGCCTTTTACTTTACATTGAACAACGCAGTCCAGGTATACAtgaaaacttttttttaaaaagggcaTGTTAACCAATTTAGCGATATCGTAATAAACAAGACTCAGTTATCGTAGCTCCATCACAAAATCAAATGTCTTGTCATTATACGAGAGAAGTTCTATGATGGGAAACGGTTAACAAACATAATAACCATTTAGCTATATCATATTGTGTGAAACAAGCAACATGGAATACTAGCATCTTGTGATGTCTTATACAATAACTATAAACAACATGAGAAGCTAGTATGTATTTCAACATTTGGAAATCAGCTGATATGCTAACATGTCGACAGCAATTTTACAGGTTGGACATCCTCAATTATAATATATTATATCTTAGAGTTCAAATGAAATGTATAAAGAGAAACGAACCTCAAAAAGCCAATTTGTTAAGAAGCTCAAGAATCTACCGCACAAAACAGGAAGCGGGCAGATGTGTTGGTTGAAAGTGAAAAATATTCGGGATATTACAGCATTTAATATATAATATCTGCGGTCATGGTGATCATTCTgtaaaccaaaaacaaaaagacGAAACTTCAATACTTCAATAGATAAAATAATACAACGCTGCAGGTTTTTCTCAAACTAAAGAAAGTAAAATACTCAAACAAATGAAGAGGATGGCCCAGAATCAAGATATTCAAGTTCCCATCTttactcccccccccccccccccccccttgacTTTATATTACTGCCAGTCTAAAGCATGAAATATTACAACTAACCATGCATACATCACAGAAAAACATGCTTCACGAAATTCATATGAGGATCACAAAAGCTATATGATTTCCCAGAAAAGTGAATACCTCCTCAGAAAGAGAACGAGTTGGTTGCATGGGGAAAACAGCAAAAAGTCTATCCAGCAGCAGAGAAGGGAACTTCTCATCCTGTAGACAGATATCTGCTCTTGAATTAGAGGACATTGAAGTGAGTAGTTCCTGTTGATACTTGCCAATTCCGTACACATTGTACCCAACAACTAGATCTACGCTCTGAAGTATAGATAGCATGCAGTCGAAATAATGTGAGTCAAGTTGGGGCTGAGAGTAGGCCTCCGACATTAAGCCATAGAAGCAATTGACCAGAACAGGCACAAGATCCTTCAATTTGCCAACAATCAGAATATGCCCTACAAGAAAGAGAACATGACAAACAAAACATCCTTCAACAAAATTAAGATTTGAAAACAGACATAATCTTAAACTGCCAACAGCAAGACTCAAATGGTAGTCTTGCAACGGGAAGTCAGAGTGTCAGACTTTCAACTTCAACCACAAAGCCAAGCTGGGGACAGTCACACAGCCATCAGCAATTTAGTTtacatttattttcttctttctaAGCTCTTCTCAAAATCCTCATCCACATTAACGCATAAAGCACCCTACGTATGGACATAAACATGGAGATTTGGTACGGGTAACACAGTATGTAACATTACCAGAAATTCAGAATGGAAAAGATGTTTCCAAATTTGATTATGCCCCCTACTGCCCTACAGGGGTCCAACCATATCATTCACTCAATTATCACTGAGCAGTGAGAATGTGCCTCCAATGCAGAGAAGGAACAGAAATTCACAAACACTGATTACAAGTAAATCATACAAAAATTTTTACCAAGTGGCAAAACCTGAACTCTTACACTACGTGGAGGCACatttagaagaaaaaaaggGGCAATCATTGGAACCATGTTACAATTTATATTTTATACTTAGATCACATAGTGTAGTAGTATTAATAAGTTGTAGCAAAAAAGGAACAAACAAAGTCTAGTTTTGAGAATCTTTGCATACCAGTAGAA
This Spinacia oleracea cultivar Varoflay chromosome 6, BTI_SOV_V1, whole genome shotgun sequence DNA region includes the following protein-coding sequences:
- the LOC110794765 gene encoding uncharacterized protein isoform X1 — translated: MGRSKTPSKKPQARGVDFKKFKRKLGRKLPPPKNATNTEIKSKVLILPEQSVALDKEGVPVSKKGLTLKELLQQTSHHNVKVRRESLLGIRELLLKFPAELKMHKNAVIEKLRERISDDDKVVRETLYQLFKAIILPGCKEDIQGAPISLIMAYIFKGMTHLAIDVRFMAFKFFDLVVQNYPPAFSTYAEKALENYTDLLQKNQFHLEDKNKLKFALSSLVRCLSLLPSNERGVHSSGQTTAEKEVLHAFERDVPKDSTGHILIVGKLKDLVPVLVNCFYGLMSEAYSQPQLDSHYFDCMLSILQSVDLVVGYNVYGIGKYQQELLTSMSSNSRADICLQDEKFPSLLLDRLFAVFPMQPTRSLSEENDHHDRRYYILNAVISRIFFTFNQHICPLPVLCGRFLSFLTNWLFEIYRSNVSDKAFYDKHLPSLIPFIPFLVSTVDDQEHHLLKAFTTAFGNCSPESSMKMACLEAVEEMLVLKQEILFSDAGDKEILDCQRTWIHEIGLLLNSNVNRKPASFRAVLHLLLRLGQIGLSNSDLAVEYDKLQDELQKYYCITTENGHICYGPFMELPKESQELSICCLYYFSSLNRHLLASLALCCLSHSLGSSVLFRIIEVLHSSYKAGHILVVDYISFLVTLLSQYEISPEKTCSDVEKEANLATFRSVTGRICCFLSQMGDPSLLLQILEDVVLDHISQELPVHNACALMGMLITVDSRPTRLSEKSIIKLGNIVLSYMIDVALLFPEHEEDKMAWHDYLLPCFFLLDRSSMFRKLLLDNMGSLIGESGELPFLRETQLTRDHPRKIKAIVSIISMMSMDVKMRKVLSSCQTEIDNIFRSILLIQQSSMMSSMNIEQKHQVQSSVERLNNKVSGIFSMTS
- the LOC110794765 gene encoding uncharacterized protein isoform X2, translating into MGRSKTPSKKPQARGVDFKKFKRKLGRKLPPPKNATNTEIKSKVLILPEQSVALDKEGVPVSKKGLTLKELLQQTSHHNVKVRRESLLGIRELLLKFPAELKMHKNAVIEKLRERISDDDKVVRETLYQLFKAIILPGCKEDIQGAPISLIMAYIFKGMTHLAIDVRFMAFKFFDLVVQNYPPAFSTYAEKALENYTDLLQKNQFHLEDKNKLKFALSSLVRCLSLLPSNERGVHSSGQTTAEKEVLHAFERDVPKDSTGHILIVGKLKDLVPVLVNCFYGLMSEAYSQPQLDSHYFDCMLSILQSVDLVVGYNVYGIGKYQQELLTSMSSNSRADICLQDEKFPSLLLDRLFAVFPMQPTRSLSEENDHHDRRYYILNAVISRIFFTFNQHICPLPVLCGRFLSFLTNWLFEIYRSNVSDKAFYDKHLPSLIPFIPFLVSTVDDQEHHLLKAFTTAFGNCSPESSMKMACLEAVEEMLVLKQEILFSDAGDKEILDCQRTWIHEIGLLLNSNVNRKPASFRAVLHLLLRLGQIGLSNSDLAVEYDKLQDELQKYYCITTENGHICYGPFMELPKESQELSICCLYYFSSLNRHLLASLALCCLSHSLGSSVLFRIIEVLHSSYKAGHILVVDYISFLVTLLSQYEISPEKTCSDVEKEANLATFRSVTGRICCFLSQMGDPSLLLQILEDVVLDHISQELPVHNACALMGMLITVDSRPTRLSEKSIIKLGNIVLSYMIDVALLFPEHEEDKMAWHDYLLPCFFLLDRSSMFRKLLLDNMGSLIGESGELPFLRETQLTRDHPRKIKAIVSIISMMSMDVKMRKVLSSCQTEIDNIFRSILLIQSSMMSSMNIEQKHQVQSSVERLNNKVSGIFSMTS